In one window of Candidatus Scalindua sp. DNA:
- a CDS encoding DUF433 domain-containing protein — translation MNSRIEISPKICHGKPVIKGTRVPVSNLLGALGAGNSIEEVLEDYPNITREDIYAALSFGSKLAQFEELSYEASTQ, via the coding sequence ATGAATTCAAGAATTGAAATAAGTCCGAAGATTTGTCATGGAAAACCGGTAATTAAAGGTACGAGAGTGCCTGTAAGTAATTTACTTGGTGCTTTAGGTGCTGGTAACTCGATCGAGGAAGTTCTTGAGGATTACCCTAATATAACACGTGAGGATATCTACGCAGCTTTATCCTTTGGCAGTAAACTGGCTCAATTTGAAGAATTATCATACGAGGCCTCCACTCAATGA